A genome region from Pseudomonas pergaminensis includes the following:
- a CDS encoding type I secretion system permease/ATPase yields MRHAGNETLAALTAYKSGFFNIGLFSAVINLLMLAPALYMLQVYDRVLASGNQMTLLMLTLMILGLFGLMGALEWVRSQVVIRLGTQMDMRLNQRVYDAAFEAQLKGGTQAAGQALHDLTTLRQFATGQALFAFFDAPWFPVYLLVIFLFHPWLGVLALVGAVLLMALAWVNHHVSQAPMALASQLSIGASQQATANLRNADTIEAMGMLGTLRARWFSQHQAFLAQQNLASEKTAAVSAWSKGVRLALQSLVLGLGALLAVQGDITPGMMIAGSILMGRVLTPIDQLIGVWKQWGSARLAYQRLSQMLADNPARPARMNLPVPKGQLSVEHVSACAPGSRRPALANLGFTLAAGDVLGVIGPSGCGKSTLARLLVGAWAPLAGKVRLDGADLALWDKQQLGPHIGYLPQDIQLFAGSIAQNIARFAEVEADKVLAAAQMAGVHDLILQLPQGYDTQLGEGGAGLSGGQKQRVALARALYGLPALIVLDEPNANLDEVGEQALLQAINQLKQQRRTVILITHKPNVLTLTDQLLILKDGQLQAFGPTARVLEARQKPAANKPVSTLSMSYRLGEGKQA; encoded by the coding sequence ATGCGCCACGCCGGCAACGAAACCCTGGCCGCCCTCACGGCCTATAAAAGTGGCTTCTTCAACATCGGCCTGTTCTCGGCGGTGATTAACCTGCTGATGCTCGCCCCGGCGCTGTACATGCTGCAGGTGTACGACCGGGTGCTGGCCTCGGGTAACCAGATGACCCTGCTGATGCTGACGCTGATGATCCTCGGCCTGTTCGGCCTGATGGGCGCGTTGGAGTGGGTGCGCAGCCAGGTGGTGATCCGCCTCGGCACGCAGATGGACATGCGCTTGAACCAGCGGGTGTACGACGCTGCGTTCGAAGCGCAACTCAAGGGCGGCACCCAGGCGGCCGGCCAGGCGCTGCATGACCTGACCACCCTGCGCCAGTTCGCTACCGGCCAGGCGTTGTTCGCGTTTTTCGATGCGCCGTGGTTTCCGGTGTACCTGTTGGTCATATTCCTGTTCCACCCCTGGCTCGGCGTGCTGGCACTGGTTGGCGCGGTGTTGTTGATGGCGTTGGCGTGGGTCAACCATCACGTCAGCCAGGCACCGATGGCGCTGGCCAGCCAGCTGTCCATCGGCGCGAGCCAGCAGGCCACGGCCAACCTGCGCAATGCCGACACCATCGAAGCCATGGGCATGCTCGGCACATTGCGCGCGCGTTGGTTCAGCCAGCATCAAGCTTTCTTGGCCCAGCAAAACCTGGCGAGTGAAAAGACTGCGGCCGTCAGTGCCTGGTCCAAGGGTGTGCGCCTGGCGTTGCAGTCCCTGGTGCTGGGCCTGGGTGCCTTGCTGGCGGTACAGGGCGATATCACGCCAGGGATGATGATTGCCGGTTCGATCCTGATGGGCCGGGTGCTGACCCCCATCGACCAACTGATCGGCGTGTGGAAACAATGGGGCTCGGCGCGCCTGGCGTACCAGCGCTTGTCGCAGATGCTGGCGGACAACCCCGCGCGGCCCGCCCGTATGAACCTGCCGGTGCCCAAAGGCCAGCTGAGCGTGGAGCACGTCAGCGCCTGTGCTCCCGGCAGCCGTCGGCCCGCGCTCGCCAACCTGGGCTTCACCCTGGCGGCGGGCGACGTCTTGGGCGTGATCGGGCCGTCGGGCTGCGGCAAATCCACCTTGGCCCGACTATTGGTGGGCGCCTGGGCGCCCCTGGCCGGCAAAGTGCGGCTGGACGGCGCCGACCTGGCCCTGTGGGACAAGCAGCAGTTGGGGCCGCACATCGGTTACCTGCCGCAAGACATTCAATTGTTCGCCGGCAGCATCGCGCAAAACATCGCACGCTTTGCCGAGGTGGAGGCGGACAAGGTCCTCGCTGCCGCGCAAATGGCCGGCGTGCATGACCTGATCCTGCAACTGCCCCAGGGCTACGACACGCAGTTGGGGGAGGGCGGTGCCGGCTTGTCGGGCGGCCAGAAACAACGCGTCGCGCTGGCGCGTGCGCTGTACGGCCTGCCTGCGCTGATCGTGCTGGACGAGCCCAACGCCAACCTTGATGAAGTGGGCGAGCAGGCCTTGCTCCAGGCCATCAACCAGCTCAAGCAACAGCGCCGTACCGTGATCCTCATCACCCACAAACCCAACGTGCTGACCCTGACGGACCAACTGCTGATCCTCAAGGACGGCCAGTTGCAGGCGTTCGGGCCCACTGCGCGCGTGTTGGAGGCCCGGCAAAAGCCCGCCGCAAACAAGCCGGTGTCGACCCTGAGCATGAGTTACCGCCTCGGTGAAGGAAAACAGGCATGA
- a CDS encoding heme acquisition protein HasA, with translation MTISVSYDSGLGSITVNEYLSAWALGFATAGHGSSNTGGFSNGSLSGDQYATHGANSSDYAFIADSDTSNGLHYVFNPTLPASSNQNHFLWGELDNVQLGTGLGGGGGSDFSLTDFKVAFNGLDLSAASDAGRVGNEVQSVIYGLMQGNTSALETVLTDLLGSIGEGLNSTFDDIAAAVASHAASPAATDVALVGVQDVAQDWALAA, from the coding sequence ATGACTATTTCTGTTAGCTACGATTCTGGCTTGGGTTCTATCACTGTTAACGAGTACCTGAGCGCCTGGGCCCTGGGCTTCGCCACTGCGGGTCACGGCAGTAGCAATACCGGTGGTTTCAGCAATGGCTCCCTCAGCGGTGACCAGTACGCTACCCACGGTGCCAACAGCTCGGATTACGCCTTTATCGCCGACAGCGACACCAGCAATGGCCTGCACTACGTGTTCAACCCTACGCTGCCGGCGAGCAGCAACCAGAACCACTTCCTGTGGGGCGAGCTGGATAACGTTCAACTGGGCACTGGCCTGGGCGGCGGCGGCGGCAGCGATTTCAGCCTGACCGACTTCAAGGTGGCGTTCAACGGCCTCGACCTGAGCGCGGCGTCGGACGCCGGTCGCGTCGGCAACGAGGTGCAGAGCGTGATTTACGGCCTGATGCAGGGCAACACGTCTGCCCTGGAAACCGTCCTCACCGATCTGCTGGGTTCGATCGGCGAAGGCCTCAACAGCACCTTCGACGACATCGCCGCTGCGGTCGCCAGCCACGCCGCTTCCCCGGCGGCCACCGACGTTGCGCTGGTGGGCGTGCAAGACGTGGCGCAGGACTGGGCACTCGCGGCCTAA
- a CDS encoding TonB-dependent receptor, which yields MSALNKGRITGSRLALAIHLGLFAAVAPVCAAQPQSGATQPAVLTFDIPAQPLGSAVLAFADQAGLQVLFDSQRLQGLSSTAIKGSFSVQEGLGRLLGAAPVEYRFTSERQVTLNRVRDDHDGAMTVGTTTITGNTTGQASDWVYQTPKSVAVISRDMIDKRPPRHAADMLEETAGVYTAVNQRDPGLSVNIRGVQDYGRVNMNIDGMRQNFNVNGHQQRNGTMVIDPEFVSSIEIDKGSQSGQGGAAVLGGIASFKTLDASEFLKDGKEIGGRFRAGSGIGELGNGTYFNGSGVFAFGDERGDVLLGYSERHFGNYRAGTHNDQKLGTNLRARKVMPAAFDDWLNSEVGDMGSVTRSQIIKLGLNLPNDQRVQLSYLESDSDSNDAWAYTSDDNQSVFYHRVSKNNLNAKNFALDYSYTPDNPLVDLKAKVYYVTTQLDRANTPNMASVGTGNYVGAYTDHFQTDTWGLQGDNTSRFDFGEWGHVSWNYGVELYQDEFKPRTNKVEAVNLLGLLPYAEGGTPGGKRTIASLFNNLQYEYDDWLTVDGGLRYDRYRLEGETGMTLYRRDRFYSSLVGAKRVSEVIDIDREEGQFSPTFGIAVKPGVDWLQLYTRWGKGWRPPGVTETFMTGRPHGGGSGERVFPNPYLKPEESKDWEVGMNVFKEGLLFSDDRLGMKVAYFDTKIENFSFLNTSVSLPETTVGGFLGTMAYVNNTNPTRFRGMEYQLNYDMGRAYANFSYTHMIGSNEFCSKNYYLGGAKKNGPSTSRIERYVDANGVSRIRLVTRYEVLDDDVANNKESCGRIMGNATYMPADRGSLTLGARFLDKRLDTGVRVRYSAGNGENLNQQGYDLIDQALWPQYTLYDLYASYWMTDHLNIALALENATDEAYFVAMGDANNLSLARGRTLSGMLEYKF from the coding sequence ATGTCAGCACTCAACAAGGGGCGTATCACCGGTAGCCGGTTAGCCCTGGCCATTCATCTGGGGCTGTTCGCCGCAGTCGCTCCGGTGTGTGCCGCGCAGCCGCAGTCGGGCGCGACTCAACCTGCCGTGCTGACGTTTGATATTCCCGCGCAACCTCTGGGCAGTGCCGTGCTGGCCTTTGCTGATCAGGCCGGTTTGCAGGTGTTGTTCGACAGCCAGCGTCTGCAAGGCTTGAGCAGCACGGCGATCAAGGGCAGTTTCAGCGTGCAGGAAGGCCTGGGCCGTTTGCTCGGGGCCGCGCCGGTGGAGTATCGCTTTACCAGCGAGCGCCAGGTCACGCTCAACCGTGTCCGCGACGATCACGACGGCGCCATGACCGTAGGCACCACAACCATCACCGGCAACACCACTGGCCAGGCCAGTGATTGGGTGTATCAGACCCCAAAGTCCGTGGCAGTCATCAGCCGTGACATGATCGACAAACGCCCACCCCGTCACGCGGCCGACATGCTTGAGGAAACCGCCGGCGTCTACACCGCCGTCAACCAGCGTGACCCCGGCCTCTCGGTGAATATCCGTGGCGTGCAGGATTACGGCCGCGTGAACATGAACATCGACGGCATGCGCCAGAATTTCAACGTCAACGGTCACCAGCAGCGCAACGGCACCATGGTGATCGACCCGGAGTTCGTTTCCAGCATCGAGATCGACAAGGGCAGCCAGTCGGGGCAGGGTGGGGCGGCCGTACTCGGCGGGATCGCCTCGTTCAAGACCCTGGACGCCAGCGAGTTCCTCAAGGACGGTAAAGAGATCGGCGGACGTTTTCGCGCGGGCAGCGGTATCGGTGAGTTGGGCAACGGTACCTACTTCAATGGCAGTGGCGTGTTTGCCTTTGGTGATGAGCGCGGCGATGTGCTGCTCGGCTATAGCGAGCGGCATTTCGGCAACTACCGCGCCGGTACCCACAATGACCAGAAGCTGGGCACCAACCTGCGTGCGCGCAAGGTCATGCCTGCCGCGTTCGATGATTGGTTGAACAGCGAAGTCGGCGACATGGGCAGCGTGACCCGTTCGCAGATCATCAAGCTCGGCCTCAACCTGCCGAATGACCAGCGTGTGCAACTGAGCTACCTGGAGAGTGACAGCGACAGCAACGATGCCTGGGCCTATACCTCCGATGACAATCAAAGTGTGTTCTACCACCGTGTCAGCAAGAACAACCTCAACGCCAAGAACTTTGCGCTGGACTACAGCTACACGCCGGATAACCCACTGGTCGATCTGAAGGCCAAGGTTTACTACGTCACCACTCAACTGGACCGTGCCAACACACCGAACATGGCGTCGGTGGGCACCGGCAACTACGTGGGGGCCTACACCGATCACTTCCAGACTGACACCTGGGGTCTACAGGGTGACAACACCTCGCGTTTTGATTTCGGCGAATGGGGACATGTGAGCTGGAACTACGGCGTGGAGTTGTACCAGGACGAGTTCAAGCCACGGACCAACAAGGTCGAAGCCGTCAACCTGCTCGGCCTGCTGCCCTATGCAGAAGGCGGCACGCCCGGCGGTAAACGTACCATCGCCAGCCTCTTCAATAACCTGCAATACGAATATGACGACTGGCTGACCGTCGACGGCGGCCTGCGTTACGACCGCTACAGGCTTGAAGGCGAAACCGGCATGACGCTGTACCGGCGTGATCGCTTCTACAGCAGCCTGGTGGGCGCCAAGCGCGTGTCCGAAGTGATTGATATCGACCGTGAGGAAGGCCAGTTTTCCCCGACCTTCGGCATCGCGGTTAAACCCGGCGTGGACTGGTTGCAGTTGTACACCCGCTGGGGCAAGGGCTGGCGCCCACCAGGGGTGACCGAAACCTTCATGACCGGTCGCCCCCACGGCGGCGGCTCGGGGGAGCGTGTGTTTCCAAACCCTTACCTCAAGCCGGAGGAATCCAAGGATTGGGAAGTGGGCATGAACGTGTTCAAGGAAGGGTTGTTGTTCAGTGACGACCGCCTGGGCATGAAGGTGGCTTACTTCGATACCAAGATCGAGAACTTCTCGTTCCTGAACACCAGCGTCAGCCTGCCGGAAACCACCGTCGGCGGCTTTCTCGGCACCATGGCCTACGTCAACAACACCAACCCCACGCGCTTTCGCGGCATGGAGTACCAGCTCAACTACGACATGGGCCGGGCGTACGCCAACTTCAGCTACACCCACATGATCGGCAGCAACGAGTTCTGTTCGAAGAACTACTACCTGGGCGGCGCGAAGAAGAACGGGCCGAGCACGTCGCGTATCGAACGCTATGTGGACGCAAACGGCGTTTCCCGCATCCGGCTCGTGACCCGCTACGAAGTGCTCGACGATGACGTCGCCAACAACAAGGAAAGTTGCGGCCGGATCATGGGTAACGCCACCTACATGCCCGCCGACCGCGGCTCCCTGACCCTGGGGGCGCGCTTCCTGGACAAACGCCTGGATACCGGCGTGCGTGTGCGCTACAGCGCGGGCAATGGGGAGAACCTGAATCAGCAGGGTTACGACCTGATCGACCAGGCGCTCTGGCCCCAGTACACCCTGTATGACCTGTACGCCAGCTACTGGATGACCGACCACTTGAACATTGCGCTGGCGTTGGAAAACGCCACCGATGAGGCCTATTTCGTCGCCATGGGCGATGCCAACAACCTCAGCCTGGCCCGCGGCCGGACCCTGAGCGGGATGTTGGAATACAAATTCTGA
- a CDS encoding FecR family protein produces MNSQGPQQHSITEAAAEWTVRLHAGALTEQEQAELQHWIACDSRHEAALRFAEQTWAALGDVYKDEPVHRQRPPAATPLVRRSTRRRPWQRAAAVALVMVVAGVGWVRGPDMVLRMQADYITQKGEVRTVHLADGSKVELDSDSAIRLDYDGVQRRISLLQGSAIFDVAPMVGEETRPFVVQSAGGQTRALGTRFVVEREGDSQAWVGVLEHSVEVSLQAIPKKGPADRVVKEGLAARYNLEEGIVPLDQLDVERATSWRRGVLIFDRQPLAKVIEQLNRYRPGRVVLADSALGDREVSGVFRLDMLDTALGTLTQELQVQRLDLAGLSLIY; encoded by the coding sequence GTGAATAGCCAGGGTCCGCAACAGCACAGCATTACCGAGGCGGCCGCCGAGTGGACGGTGCGCTTGCACGCCGGTGCCCTGACCGAACAGGAGCAGGCCGAGCTGCAGCATTGGATCGCCTGCGACAGCCGCCATGAAGCGGCATTGCGCTTTGCCGAGCAGACCTGGGCGGCATTGGGTGACGTGTACAAGGACGAACCGGTGCACCGTCAGCGCCCGCCAGCGGCGACGCCACTCGTGCGGCGTTCCACGCGGCGTCGGCCATGGCAGCGTGCGGCCGCCGTCGCGTTGGTTATGGTGGTGGCCGGTGTCGGCTGGGTGCGCGGGCCGGACATGGTGCTGCGGATGCAAGCCGACTACATCACCCAGAAAGGCGAGGTGCGCACCGTGCACCTGGCCGATGGCAGCAAGGTGGAGCTGGACTCCGACAGTGCCATCCGCCTGGACTACGACGGTGTGCAACGCCGTATCAGCCTGCTCCAGGGCTCGGCGATCTTTGATGTGGCGCCGATGGTGGGTGAGGAAACCCGGCCGTTCGTGGTGCAAAGCGCCGGGGGGCAAACCCGCGCCTTGGGCACGCGGTTTGTGGTGGAGCGCGAGGGCGATAGCCAGGCGTGGGTCGGCGTGCTGGAGCACAGTGTCGAGGTTTCCTTGCAAGCTATCCCGAAAAAGGGGCCGGCCGACCGGGTGGTCAAGGAGGGCCTGGCTGCGCGCTATAACCTCGAGGAGGGCATCGTGCCCCTGGACCAGCTCGATGTAGAGCGGGCCACCAGTTGGCGACGCGGCGTGCTGATTTTTGATCGCCAGCCGTTGGCCAAGGTTATCGAGCAGCTCAACCGCTACCGGCCTGGGCGTGTGGTGTTGGCCGATTCGGCATTGGGTGATCGCGAGGTCAGCGGGGTGTTTCGTCTCGACATGCTCGACACTGCCCTTGGCACGCTGACCCAGGAGCTGCAAGTGCAGCGCTTGGACCTGGCGGGCTTAAGCCTGATCTATTGA
- a CDS encoding RNA polymerase sigma factor: MSDVDLKGLFLKHADTLRGYLARKVRDPQLAADLVQESFLRLAEKPAGERIDNSQGYLYRTASNLLIDHIRQEARRKTDSVPHEALAEIEDEVAGLEAQAMAQQQRQALKQALAELPERTQQIFRLNRIEGMTHAQVARHLDISDSSVQKHLAKALAYVMQRLQEGEVAPSDE, translated from the coding sequence TTGTCGGACGTGGATCTCAAAGGCCTGTTTCTCAAGCACGCCGATACCTTGCGCGGGTATCTGGCGCGCAAGGTGCGGGACCCGCAGTTGGCCGCAGACCTGGTGCAGGAGAGTTTCCTGCGCCTGGCGGAAAAACCGGCCGGCGAGCGCATCGACAACTCCCAGGGCTATCTCTATAGAACGGCGAGCAATCTGCTGATCGACCATATTCGCCAGGAAGCGCGGCGCAAGACAGACTCCGTGCCCCACGAGGCGCTGGCCGAGATTGAAGATGAAGTGGCCGGGTTGGAGGCTCAGGCAATGGCGCAGCAACAGCGACAGGCATTGAAGCAGGCACTGGCGGAGTTGCCGGAACGCACCCAGCAGATTTTCCGTCTCAACCGCATCGAAGGCATGACCCACGCCCAGGTCGCCCGGCACTTGGACATCTCTGACAGCTCAGTGCAAAAGCATCTGGCCAAGGCGTTGGCCTACGTGATGCAGCGCTTGCAGGAAGGCGAGGTGGCGCCATCCGACGAATGA
- the aroQ gene encoding type II 3-dehydroquinate dehydratase, with amino-acid sequence MPPIVLVLNGPNLNLLGTREPATYGHETLADVAALCGRSADQLGLNIEFRQTNHEGELLDWIHGARARCAGIVINPAAWTHTSVAIRDALVASEVPVIEVHLSNVHAREAFRHHSFVSPIAKAVLAGFGSHGYHLALEHFSQLLKGSSR; translated from the coding sequence ATGCCGCCCATCGTGCTGGTGCTCAACGGCCCCAACCTCAACCTGCTCGGCACCCGCGAGCCCGCTACCTACGGCCACGAAACCCTCGCCGATGTCGCCGCCCTGTGTGGGCGCAGCGCCGATCAGCTCGGTTTGAACATCGAATTTCGCCAGACCAACCACGAAGGCGAATTGCTCGACTGGATCCACGGCGCCCGCGCCCGCTGCGCTGGCATTGTGATCAACCCCGCGGCCTGGACCCACACCTCGGTGGCGATTCGCGACGCGCTGGTGGCCAGTGAAGTCCCGGTGATCGAAGTGCATCTCTCCAATGTGCATGCCCGCGAAGCCTTTCGGCATCACTCGTTTGTGTCGCCTATCGCCAAGGCGGTGCTCGCAGGGTTCGGCAGCCATGGCTACCACTTGGCCCTGGAACATTTCAGCCAGTTGCTCAAAGGGTCGTCCCGATGA
- a CDS encoding shikimate dehydrogenase, translating into MKPRILAGLIGAGIQASRTPDLHEQEGDAQGLRYLYRLIDLEPLRLDINALPDLLDAAELMHFTGLNITYPCKQAILPLLDELSDEARGIGAVNTVVFKDGKRIGHNTDCLGFAEGFRRNLNDVARERVVQMGAGGAGAAVAHALLAEGVQHLSIFDVDASRARDLVDNLALRFGAGRAQVGQHLENAMAEADGLVNTTPMGMAKLPGTPVPAALLRAQLWVAEIVYFPLETELLRDARALGCRTLDGGNMAVFQAVKAFELFSGEVPDAQRMLAHFQAMNT; encoded by the coding sequence ATGAAACCGCGCATCCTCGCCGGCCTGATCGGCGCCGGTATCCAGGCTTCCCGTACACCTGACCTGCATGAACAGGAAGGTGATGCCCAGGGCCTGCGCTACTTGTATCGCCTGATCGACCTCGAACCGCTGCGCCTGGACATCAACGCCCTGCCCGACCTGCTGGACGCCGCCGAACTCATGCACTTCACCGGACTGAACATTACCTACCCGTGCAAACAGGCAATCCTGCCGTTGCTCGATGAATTGTCCGACGAGGCTCGCGGCATTGGCGCGGTCAACACGGTGGTGTTCAAGGACGGCAAACGCATCGGCCACAACACCGATTGCCTGGGGTTCGCCGAAGGCTTTCGGCGCAACTTGAATGACGTCGCCCGCGAGCGTGTGGTGCAGATGGGTGCCGGCGGTGCCGGCGCGGCGGTGGCCCATGCGCTGCTGGCGGAAGGTGTGCAGCACTTGAGTATTTTCGACGTGGACGCCAGTCGCGCCCGTGACCTTGTGGATAACCTTGCGCTGCGTTTCGGCGCTGGTCGGGCCCAGGTGGGCCAGCACCTGGAAAACGCGATGGCCGAGGCCGATGGCTTGGTCAATACCACGCCGATGGGCATGGCCAAACTGCCGGGCACGCCGGTGCCTGCAGCGTTATTGCGGGCGCAATTGTGGGTCGCGGAGATCGTGTATTTCCCGCTGGAAACCGAACTGCTACGCGACGCCCGCGCCTTGGGTTGCCGCACCTTGGACGGCGGCAACATGGCGGTGTTTCAGGCGGTGAAGGCGTTTGAGTTGTTCAGTGGGGAAGTGCCGGATGCACAGCGTATGTTGGCGCATTTCCAGGCCATGAATACCTAA